A single region of the Anticarsia gemmatalis isolate Benzon Research Colony breed Stoneville strain chromosome 11, ilAntGemm2 primary, whole genome shotgun sequence genome encodes:
- the tau gene encoding microtubule-associated protein tau isoform X3 gives MEANNASRAPTESRPIAGIAGQDSSQPPPPPVRPLSRVDSRSAFPSQAPRPGAPQAQPRPQFQTGGPVTSPSQFAPRPGAPVPPPRGPAPPGPPGSQQVRPVPPTLRPLGPQSIAPQGPRPAQLPATQPTQRAPPPNNLQFGPRQPPIGPVTTPDGGRAQTVLQPNSASKNGPSPGPGQILRQPSQGSLKGFDSSNAYQTKPANLENQSLSNDNQNVNKTENGIEGPGVAKGRSYSIAAAPGAPSPLKPDDDRRKSVSAIGGRIDDFTSRSPGLSLIQEGKIDSKENIRESKESIRSEISNDGGKDTTDRPESRLSGSKMTESFIGVLPSATPKKKVDDDDDVVLQNNLTSSKNPDPPRAKEDLSDRSPSLTRSDDSPEPKQKQPPSPAAPNKPQVATPEPQRPKTPKVETKQETRIDANKEMKPATTPHKTLPPKSPITDAKPPTPVQKKPSELNTSIASSDAKKSTPRKTASAPKSRPKDGDNDSGVDESTQGNDVNGSPGSPNKKIPSKLPMKEKSSNSLKTSLSRSSSKSATAKTPENPLPAEKKKMPMNKVQVGNAPSPNIKAVKSKIGSLDNATYKPGGGKVRIENRKLEFGNITPKIAAKNDAYTPSGGAKKIVTTKLEWNAKSKIGSLQNAAYKPGGGDKKIETVKLDFKEKAKPKVASTVNITHKPGGGGVKDHYYMSVHEWTEEDRPKSRCLSARAPRTPRALSPRRKVHAMEEEDMVLRNNERNRRKSIARPMSAREPPLSACSRRTSLTQRPAFSIY, from the exons ATGGAAGCGAACAACGCGAGCCGG GCCCCGACGGAGTCACGTCCAATCGCTGGGATAGCTGGTCAAGATTCGTCCCAGCCACCGCCACCTCCAGTTCGTCCACTAAGTAGAGTCGATTCTCGTTCAGCATTCCCATCACAAGCACCAAGACCAGGAGCACCGCAGGCTCAACCAAGACCTCAGTTTCAAACTGGAGGGCCCGTAACCTCGCCGTCACAATTCGCACCTAGGCCGGGTGCCCCTGTGCCACCACCGAGAGGACCAGCGCCTCCTGGGCCTCCAGGCAGCCAACAAGTTCGTCCTGTTCCTCCGACATTAAGACCTTTGGGCCCACAATCTATTGCACCTCAAGGTCCACGACCAGCGCAATTGCCTGCAACTCAGCCTACCCAACGAGCTCCTCCACCGAACAACCTACAGTTCGGTCCGAGGCAGCCACCGATTGGACCCGTCACCACACCTGACGGCGGCAGGGCGCAAACAGTTTTGCAGCCAAATAGTGCAAGCAAAAACGGACCATCTCCAGGTCCTGGACAAATTCTAAGGCAACCATCTCAAGGCTCTTTAAAGGGCTTTGATTCATCTAACGCTTACCAAACTAAACCAGCCAACCTGGAGAATCAAAGCCTGTCCAATGACAATCAAAATGTCAACAAAACTGAGAACGGCATCGAAGGACCTGGAGTGGCAAAAGGCCGGAGCTACAGTATCGCAGCTGCTCCGGGAGCTCCGAGTCCATTAAAACCAGATGACGACCGTCGTAAATCAGTCAGTGCTATTGGGGGCAGAATTGATGACTTCACAAGTCGCAGTCCGGGGTTGTCTTTGATACAAGAAGGAAAAATAGACAGCAAAGAAAATATTCGCGAATCTAAAGAAAGTATCAGATCTGAGATATCAAATGATGGCGGCAAAGATACCACCGATCGCCCAGAATCGCGGCTGTCTGGATCAAAAATGACAGAATCCTTTATCGGTGTCTTACCAAGTGCAACCCCAAAAAAGAAAGTTGATGACGACGATGACGTAGTTTTGCAGAACAACCTAACATCTTCAAAAAATCCTGATCCACCTAGGGCTAAAGAAGATTTATCAGATCGTTCTCCATCTTTAACTCGAAGTGATGATTCTCCAGAGCCTAAACAAAAGCAGCCGCCAAGTCCAGCTGCTCCAAATAAACCCCAGGTTGCAACTCCTGAGCCACAACGACCAAAGACACCTAAGGTGGAAACCAAACAGGAAACGAGGATAGATGCGAACAAAGAAATGAAGCCCGCTACAACACCGCATAAAACGCTTCCCCCTAAATCTCCTATTACGGATGCTAAGCCCCCAACACCAGTTCAGAAGAAACCGAGTGAATTGAATACGTCGATCGCTTCCTCAGATGCAAAGAAATCGACACCGCGCAAGACAGCCTCAGCTCCTAAATCACGACCTAAAG ATGGCGATAACGATAGCGGTGTTGACGAATCTACTCAAGGAAAT GATGTGAACGGATCCCCTGGTTCACCAAACAAGAAGATACCGAGTAAGTTGCCTATGAAGGAAAAATCGAGCAACAGTTTGAAAACGAGCCTTTCAAGGTCGTCAAGCAAAAGTGCTACCGCCAAAACGCCTGAAAACCCACTGCCTGCTGAAAAGAAAA aaatgcCGATGAATAAGGTACAAGTCGGCAATGCGCCGTCACCAAACATCAAAGCAGTGAAGTCCAAAATTGGTTCGTTGGACAATGCGACCTACAAACCTGGCGGTGGAAAGGTTAGGATTGAGAACAGGAAACTAGAGTTCGGCAACATTACGCCTAAGATTGCCGCTAAAAACGATGCGTACACTCCGAGTGGTGGTGCtaaaaag ATTGTTACCACAAAACTTGAATGGAATGCTAAGTCAAAGATTGGATCTCTTCAAAACGCTGCGTACAAACCAGGCGGTGGTGATAAGAAAATAGAAACTGTGAAATTGGATTTCAAGGAAAAGGCAAAACCGAAGGTTGCTTCTACAGTGAACATCACTCACAAACCTGGCGGAGGAGGAGTTAAG gACCACTATTACATGTCCGTCCACGAATGGACTGAGGAGGACCGTCCGAAATCTCGATGCTTGTCTGCGCGAGCGCCGCGCACGCCGCGGGCGCTGTCTCCCCGACGTAAAGTCCATGCCATGGAGGAAGAAGACATGGTGCTGCG
- the tau gene encoding microtubule-associated protein tau isoform X4 — protein sequence MEANNASRAPTESRPIAGIAGQDSSQPPPPPVRPLSRVDSRSAFPSQAPRPGAPQAQPRPQFQTGGPVTSPSQFAPRPGAPVPPPRGPAPPGPPGSQQVRPVPPTLRPLGPQSIAPQGPRPAQLPATQPTQRAPPPNNLQFGPRQPPIGPVTTPDGGRAQTVLQPNSASKNGPSPGPGQILRQPSQGSLKGFDSSNAYQTKPANLENQSLSNDNQNVNKTENGIEGPGVAKGRSYSIAAAPGAPSPLKPDDDRRKSVSAIGGRIDDFTSRSPGLSLIQEGKIDSKENIRESKESIRSEISNDGGKDTTDRPESRLSGSKMTESFIGVLPSATPKKKVDDDDDVVLQNNLTSSKNPDPPRAKEDLSDRSPSLTRSDDSPEPKQKQPPSPAAPNKPQVATPEPQRPKTPKVETKQETRIDANKEMKPATTPHKTLPPKSPITDAKPPTPVQKKPSELNTSIASSDAKKSTPRKTASAPKSRPKDGDNDSGVDESTQGNDVNGSPGSPNKKIPSKLPMKEKSSNSLKTSLSRSSSKSATAKTPENPLPAEKKKMPMNKVQVGNAPSPNIKAVKSKIGSLDNATYKPGGGKVRIENRKLEFGNITPKIAAKNDAYTPSGGAKKIVTTKLEWNAKSKIGSLQNAAYKPGGGDKKIETVKLDFKEKAKPKVASTVNITHKPGGGGVKIENQKLEFKAQSKVGSLDNVKHKPGGGDIKIFDDKDYIKQMSGQSPVPDSLGHSRQESPVPPAAAEPPKSDENLNQQEC from the exons ATGGAAGCGAACAACGCGAGCCGG GCCCCGACGGAGTCACGTCCAATCGCTGGGATAGCTGGTCAAGATTCGTCCCAGCCACCGCCACCTCCAGTTCGTCCACTAAGTAGAGTCGATTCTCGTTCAGCATTCCCATCACAAGCACCAAGACCAGGAGCACCGCAGGCTCAACCAAGACCTCAGTTTCAAACTGGAGGGCCCGTAACCTCGCCGTCACAATTCGCACCTAGGCCGGGTGCCCCTGTGCCACCACCGAGAGGACCAGCGCCTCCTGGGCCTCCAGGCAGCCAACAAGTTCGTCCTGTTCCTCCGACATTAAGACCTTTGGGCCCACAATCTATTGCACCTCAAGGTCCACGACCAGCGCAATTGCCTGCAACTCAGCCTACCCAACGAGCTCCTCCACCGAACAACCTACAGTTCGGTCCGAGGCAGCCACCGATTGGACCCGTCACCACACCTGACGGCGGCAGGGCGCAAACAGTTTTGCAGCCAAATAGTGCAAGCAAAAACGGACCATCTCCAGGTCCTGGACAAATTCTAAGGCAACCATCTCAAGGCTCTTTAAAGGGCTTTGATTCATCTAACGCTTACCAAACTAAACCAGCCAACCTGGAGAATCAAAGCCTGTCCAATGACAATCAAAATGTCAACAAAACTGAGAACGGCATCGAAGGACCTGGAGTGGCAAAAGGCCGGAGCTACAGTATCGCAGCTGCTCCGGGAGCTCCGAGTCCATTAAAACCAGATGACGACCGTCGTAAATCAGTCAGTGCTATTGGGGGCAGAATTGATGACTTCACAAGTCGCAGTCCGGGGTTGTCTTTGATACAAGAAGGAAAAATAGACAGCAAAGAAAATATTCGCGAATCTAAAGAAAGTATCAGATCTGAGATATCAAATGATGGCGGCAAAGATACCACCGATCGCCCAGAATCGCGGCTGTCTGGATCAAAAATGACAGAATCCTTTATCGGTGTCTTACCAAGTGCAACCCCAAAAAAGAAAGTTGATGACGACGATGACGTAGTTTTGCAGAACAACCTAACATCTTCAAAAAATCCTGATCCACCTAGGGCTAAAGAAGATTTATCAGATCGTTCTCCATCTTTAACTCGAAGTGATGATTCTCCAGAGCCTAAACAAAAGCAGCCGCCAAGTCCAGCTGCTCCAAATAAACCCCAGGTTGCAACTCCTGAGCCACAACGACCAAAGACACCTAAGGTGGAAACCAAACAGGAAACGAGGATAGATGCGAACAAAGAAATGAAGCCCGCTACAACACCGCATAAAACGCTTCCCCCTAAATCTCCTATTACGGATGCTAAGCCCCCAACACCAGTTCAGAAGAAACCGAGTGAATTGAATACGTCGATCGCTTCCTCAGATGCAAAGAAATCGACACCGCGCAAGACAGCCTCAGCTCCTAAATCACGACCTAAAG ATGGCGATAACGATAGCGGTGTTGACGAATCTACTCAAGGAAAT GATGTGAACGGATCCCCTGGTTCACCAAACAAGAAGATACCGAGTAAGTTGCCTATGAAGGAAAAATCGAGCAACAGTTTGAAAACGAGCCTTTCAAGGTCGTCAAGCAAAAGTGCTACCGCCAAAACGCCTGAAAACCCACTGCCTGCTGAAAAGAAAA aaatgcCGATGAATAAGGTACAAGTCGGCAATGCGCCGTCACCAAACATCAAAGCAGTGAAGTCCAAAATTGGTTCGTTGGACAATGCGACCTACAAACCTGGCGGTGGAAAGGTTAGGATTGAGAACAGGAAACTAGAGTTCGGCAACATTACGCCTAAGATTGCCGCTAAAAACGATGCGTACACTCCGAGTGGTGGTGCtaaaaag ATTGTTACCACAAAACTTGAATGGAATGCTAAGTCAAAGATTGGATCTCTTCAAAACGCTGCGTACAAACCAGGCGGTGGTGATAAGAAAATAGAAACTGTGAAATTGGATTTCAAGGAAAAGGCAAAACCGAAGGTTGCTTCTACAGTGAACATCACTCACAAACCTGGCGGAGGAGGAGTTAAG ATCGAAAATCAAAAATTGGAATTCAAAGCACAAAGTAAAGTGGGATCACTGGATAACGTAAAGCATAAACCTGGAGGCGGTGATATCAAAATATTCGATGACAAAGATTACATCAAGCAGATGAGCGGACAGTCGCCGGTACCTGATAGTCTGGGCCACTCGCGGCAGGAG AGTCCAGTACCACCGGCGGCAGCGGAACCTCCCAAGTCAGATGAAAATTTGAATCAACAGGAGTGTTAA
- the tau gene encoding microtubule-associated protein tau isoform X1: MEANNASRAPTESRPIAGIAGQDSSQPPPPPVRPLSRVDSRSAFPSQAPRPGAPQAQPRPQFQTGGPVTSPSQFAPRPGAPVPPPRGPAPPGPPGSQQVRPVPPTLRPLGPQSIAPQGPRPAQLPATQPTQRAPPPNNLQFGPRQPPIGPVTTPDGGRAQTVLQPNSASKNGPSPGPGQILRQPSQGSLKGFDSSNAYQTKPANLENQSLSNDNQNVNKTENGIEGPGVAKGRSYSIAAAPGAPSPLKPDDDRRKSVSAIGGRIDDFTSRSPGLSLIQEGKIDSKENIRESKESIRSEISNDGGKDTTDRPESRLSGSKMTESFIGVLPSATPKKKVDDDDDVVLQNNLTSSKNPDPPRAKEDLSDRSPSLTRSDDSPEPKQKQPPSPAAPNKPQVATPEPQRPKTPKVETKQETRIDANKEMKPATTPHKTLPPKSPITDAKPPTPVQKKPSELNTSIASSDAKKSTPRKTASAPKSRPKDGDNDSGVDESTQGNDVNGSPGSPNKKIPSKLPMKEKSSNSLKTSLSRSSSKSATAKTPENPLPAEKKKMPMNKVQVGNAPSPNIKAVKSKIGSLDNATYKPGGGKVRIENRKLEFGNITPKIAAKNDAYTPSGGAKKIVTTKLEWNAKSKIGSLQNAAYKPGGGDKKIETVKLDFKEKAKPKVASTVNITHKPGGGGVKSTVAKDGSRADHYYMSVHEWTEEDRPKSRCLSARAPRTPRALSPRRKVHAMEEEDMVLRNNERNRRKSIARPMSAREPPLSACSRRTSLTQRPAFSIY, translated from the exons ATGGAAGCGAACAACGCGAGCCGG GCCCCGACGGAGTCACGTCCAATCGCTGGGATAGCTGGTCAAGATTCGTCCCAGCCACCGCCACCTCCAGTTCGTCCACTAAGTAGAGTCGATTCTCGTTCAGCATTCCCATCACAAGCACCAAGACCAGGAGCACCGCAGGCTCAACCAAGACCTCAGTTTCAAACTGGAGGGCCCGTAACCTCGCCGTCACAATTCGCACCTAGGCCGGGTGCCCCTGTGCCACCACCGAGAGGACCAGCGCCTCCTGGGCCTCCAGGCAGCCAACAAGTTCGTCCTGTTCCTCCGACATTAAGACCTTTGGGCCCACAATCTATTGCACCTCAAGGTCCACGACCAGCGCAATTGCCTGCAACTCAGCCTACCCAACGAGCTCCTCCACCGAACAACCTACAGTTCGGTCCGAGGCAGCCACCGATTGGACCCGTCACCACACCTGACGGCGGCAGGGCGCAAACAGTTTTGCAGCCAAATAGTGCAAGCAAAAACGGACCATCTCCAGGTCCTGGACAAATTCTAAGGCAACCATCTCAAGGCTCTTTAAAGGGCTTTGATTCATCTAACGCTTACCAAACTAAACCAGCCAACCTGGAGAATCAAAGCCTGTCCAATGACAATCAAAATGTCAACAAAACTGAGAACGGCATCGAAGGACCTGGAGTGGCAAAAGGCCGGAGCTACAGTATCGCAGCTGCTCCGGGAGCTCCGAGTCCATTAAAACCAGATGACGACCGTCGTAAATCAGTCAGTGCTATTGGGGGCAGAATTGATGACTTCACAAGTCGCAGTCCGGGGTTGTCTTTGATACAAGAAGGAAAAATAGACAGCAAAGAAAATATTCGCGAATCTAAAGAAAGTATCAGATCTGAGATATCAAATGATGGCGGCAAAGATACCACCGATCGCCCAGAATCGCGGCTGTCTGGATCAAAAATGACAGAATCCTTTATCGGTGTCTTACCAAGTGCAACCCCAAAAAAGAAAGTTGATGACGACGATGACGTAGTTTTGCAGAACAACCTAACATCTTCAAAAAATCCTGATCCACCTAGGGCTAAAGAAGATTTATCAGATCGTTCTCCATCTTTAACTCGAAGTGATGATTCTCCAGAGCCTAAACAAAAGCAGCCGCCAAGTCCAGCTGCTCCAAATAAACCCCAGGTTGCAACTCCTGAGCCACAACGACCAAAGACACCTAAGGTGGAAACCAAACAGGAAACGAGGATAGATGCGAACAAAGAAATGAAGCCCGCTACAACACCGCATAAAACGCTTCCCCCTAAATCTCCTATTACGGATGCTAAGCCCCCAACACCAGTTCAGAAGAAACCGAGTGAATTGAATACGTCGATCGCTTCCTCAGATGCAAAGAAATCGACACCGCGCAAGACAGCCTCAGCTCCTAAATCACGACCTAAAG ATGGCGATAACGATAGCGGTGTTGACGAATCTACTCAAGGAAAT GATGTGAACGGATCCCCTGGTTCACCAAACAAGAAGATACCGAGTAAGTTGCCTATGAAGGAAAAATCGAGCAACAGTTTGAAAACGAGCCTTTCAAGGTCGTCAAGCAAAAGTGCTACCGCCAAAACGCCTGAAAACCCACTGCCTGCTGAAAAGAAAA aaatgcCGATGAATAAGGTACAAGTCGGCAATGCGCCGTCACCAAACATCAAAGCAGTGAAGTCCAAAATTGGTTCGTTGGACAATGCGACCTACAAACCTGGCGGTGGAAAGGTTAGGATTGAGAACAGGAAACTAGAGTTCGGCAACATTACGCCTAAGATTGCCGCTAAAAACGATGCGTACACTCCGAGTGGTGGTGCtaaaaag ATTGTTACCACAAAACTTGAATGGAATGCTAAGTCAAAGATTGGATCTCTTCAAAACGCTGCGTACAAACCAGGCGGTGGTGATAAGAAAATAGAAACTGTGAAATTGGATTTCAAGGAAAAGGCAAAACCGAAGGTTGCTTCTACAGTGAACATCACTCACAAACCTGGCGGAGGAGGAGTTAAG TCTACAGTTGCAAAAGATGGATCGAGAGCA gACCACTATTACATGTCCGTCCACGAATGGACTGAGGAGGACCGTCCGAAATCTCGATGCTTGTCTGCGCGAGCGCCGCGCACGCCGCGGGCGCTGTCTCCCCGACGTAAAGTCCATGCCATGGAGGAAGAAGACATGGTGCTGCG
- the tau gene encoding microtubule-associated protein tau isoform X2, which produces MEANNASRAPTESRPIAGIAGQDSSQPPPPPVRPLSRVDSRSAFPSQAPRPGAPQAQPRPQFQTGGPVTSPSQFAPRPGAPVPPPRGPAPPGPPGSQQVRPVPPTLRPLGPQSIAPQGPRPAQLPATQPTQRAPPPNNLQFGPRQPPIGPVTTPDGGRAQTVLQPNSASKNGPSPGPGQILRQPSQGSLKGFDSSNAYQTKPANLENQSLSNDNQNVNKTENGIEGPGVAKGRSYSIAAAPGAPSPLKPDDDRRKSVSAIGGRIDDFTSRSPGLSLIQEGKIDSKENIRESKESIRSEISNDGGKDTTDRPESRLSGSKMTESFIGVLPSATPKKKVDDDDDVVLQNNLTSSKNPDPPRAKEDLSDRSPSLTRSDDSPEPKQKQPPSPAAPNKPQVATPEPQRPKTPKVETKQETRIDANKEMKPATTPHKTLPPKSPITDAKPPTPVQKKPSELNTSIASSDAKKSTPRKTASAPKSRPKDGDNDSGVDESTQGNDVNGSPGSPNKKIPSKLPMKEKSSNSLKTSLSRSSSKSATAKTPENPLPAEKKKMPMNKVQVGNAPSPNIKAVKSKIGSLDNATYKPGGGKVRIENRKLEFGNITPKIAAKNDAYTPSGGAKKIVTTKLEWNAKSKIGSLQNAAYKPGGGDKKIETVKLDFKEKAKPKVASTVNITHKPGGGGVKSTVAKDGSRAIENQKLEFKAQSKVGSLDNVKHKPGGGDIKIFDDKDYIKQMSGQSPVPDSLGHSRQESPVPPAAAEPPKSDENLNQQEC; this is translated from the exons ATGGAAGCGAACAACGCGAGCCGG GCCCCGACGGAGTCACGTCCAATCGCTGGGATAGCTGGTCAAGATTCGTCCCAGCCACCGCCACCTCCAGTTCGTCCACTAAGTAGAGTCGATTCTCGTTCAGCATTCCCATCACAAGCACCAAGACCAGGAGCACCGCAGGCTCAACCAAGACCTCAGTTTCAAACTGGAGGGCCCGTAACCTCGCCGTCACAATTCGCACCTAGGCCGGGTGCCCCTGTGCCACCACCGAGAGGACCAGCGCCTCCTGGGCCTCCAGGCAGCCAACAAGTTCGTCCTGTTCCTCCGACATTAAGACCTTTGGGCCCACAATCTATTGCACCTCAAGGTCCACGACCAGCGCAATTGCCTGCAACTCAGCCTACCCAACGAGCTCCTCCACCGAACAACCTACAGTTCGGTCCGAGGCAGCCACCGATTGGACCCGTCACCACACCTGACGGCGGCAGGGCGCAAACAGTTTTGCAGCCAAATAGTGCAAGCAAAAACGGACCATCTCCAGGTCCTGGACAAATTCTAAGGCAACCATCTCAAGGCTCTTTAAAGGGCTTTGATTCATCTAACGCTTACCAAACTAAACCAGCCAACCTGGAGAATCAAAGCCTGTCCAATGACAATCAAAATGTCAACAAAACTGAGAACGGCATCGAAGGACCTGGAGTGGCAAAAGGCCGGAGCTACAGTATCGCAGCTGCTCCGGGAGCTCCGAGTCCATTAAAACCAGATGACGACCGTCGTAAATCAGTCAGTGCTATTGGGGGCAGAATTGATGACTTCACAAGTCGCAGTCCGGGGTTGTCTTTGATACAAGAAGGAAAAATAGACAGCAAAGAAAATATTCGCGAATCTAAAGAAAGTATCAGATCTGAGATATCAAATGATGGCGGCAAAGATACCACCGATCGCCCAGAATCGCGGCTGTCTGGATCAAAAATGACAGAATCCTTTATCGGTGTCTTACCAAGTGCAACCCCAAAAAAGAAAGTTGATGACGACGATGACGTAGTTTTGCAGAACAACCTAACATCTTCAAAAAATCCTGATCCACCTAGGGCTAAAGAAGATTTATCAGATCGTTCTCCATCTTTAACTCGAAGTGATGATTCTCCAGAGCCTAAACAAAAGCAGCCGCCAAGTCCAGCTGCTCCAAATAAACCCCAGGTTGCAACTCCTGAGCCACAACGACCAAAGACACCTAAGGTGGAAACCAAACAGGAAACGAGGATAGATGCGAACAAAGAAATGAAGCCCGCTACAACACCGCATAAAACGCTTCCCCCTAAATCTCCTATTACGGATGCTAAGCCCCCAACACCAGTTCAGAAGAAACCGAGTGAATTGAATACGTCGATCGCTTCCTCAGATGCAAAGAAATCGACACCGCGCAAGACAGCCTCAGCTCCTAAATCACGACCTAAAG ATGGCGATAACGATAGCGGTGTTGACGAATCTACTCAAGGAAAT GATGTGAACGGATCCCCTGGTTCACCAAACAAGAAGATACCGAGTAAGTTGCCTATGAAGGAAAAATCGAGCAACAGTTTGAAAACGAGCCTTTCAAGGTCGTCAAGCAAAAGTGCTACCGCCAAAACGCCTGAAAACCCACTGCCTGCTGAAAAGAAAA aaatgcCGATGAATAAGGTACAAGTCGGCAATGCGCCGTCACCAAACATCAAAGCAGTGAAGTCCAAAATTGGTTCGTTGGACAATGCGACCTACAAACCTGGCGGTGGAAAGGTTAGGATTGAGAACAGGAAACTAGAGTTCGGCAACATTACGCCTAAGATTGCCGCTAAAAACGATGCGTACACTCCGAGTGGTGGTGCtaaaaag ATTGTTACCACAAAACTTGAATGGAATGCTAAGTCAAAGATTGGATCTCTTCAAAACGCTGCGTACAAACCAGGCGGTGGTGATAAGAAAATAGAAACTGTGAAATTGGATTTCAAGGAAAAGGCAAAACCGAAGGTTGCTTCTACAGTGAACATCACTCACAAACCTGGCGGAGGAGGAGTTAAG TCTACAGTTGCAAAAGATGGATCGAGAGCA ATCGAAAATCAAAAATTGGAATTCAAAGCACAAAGTAAAGTGGGATCACTGGATAACGTAAAGCATAAACCTGGAGGCGGTGATATCAAAATATTCGATGACAAAGATTACATCAAGCAGATGAGCGGACAGTCGCCGGTACCTGATAGTCTGGGCCACTCGCGGCAGGAG AGTCCAGTACCACCGGCGGCAGCGGAACCTCCCAAGTCAGATGAAAATTTGAATCAACAGGAGTGTTAA